A DNA window from Drosophila sechellia strain sech25 chromosome X, ASM438219v1, whole genome shotgun sequence contains the following coding sequences:
- the LOC6619768 gene encoding AP-1 complex subunit gamma-1 isoform X2: protein MYPYYEQDWSVLPPENNRRFNPAFNMATIRQAFTEAVERVRMPTPTRLRDLIRQIRAARTAAEERAVVNKECAYIRSTFREEDSVWRCRNIAKLLYIHMLGYPAHFGQLECLKLTASTRFTDKRIGYLGAMLLLDERQDVHLLITNCLKNDLNSSTQFVVGLALCTLGAIASPEMARDLASEVERLMKSPNTYIRKKATLCAFRVIRRVPELMEIFLPATRSLLSEKNHGILITGVTLITEMCENSSDTLMHFKKIVPNLVRILKNLILGGYSPEHDVSGVSDPFLQVKILRLLRILGHNDPDASEAMNDILAQVATNTETSKNVGNTILYETVLSIMDIRSEGGLRVLAVNILGRFLLNSDKNIRYVALNTLLRTVHADTSAVQRHRTTILECLKDPDVSIRRRAMELSFALINAQNIRTMTKELLLFLEKADAEFKAQCSSGMILAAERYSPTTRWHLDTQLSVLIAAGNYVRDDVVSSTIQLVSSSPVPEQTYITNRFWESLQVANHCEDKQPLLQVAVWAIGEYGDLFMYGANEDEFERPTESDLIAVYYKFLTSAQVSTTSKQYALVSLAKLSTRLQQCVEEIQALITSFGSHLNVDLQQRGVEFTQLFGHYKHLRPPLLEKMPAMQISRISSQNGESGGGSFDDNSPDVIENGVEGGGGGGHSLIESNMNTLGDNTNILLDLLGSTDLSAGGAGDLVAATDLSNAVHKKNSRNANDVAAPVSNNQDLLDLLDLDLSAPSSTTTGAPAGGGGGGGIVALVGDNNQSSAANMNNMLGGLDLGGFGSGLDSSASIPTNGNDLASMLGGLGAPPTASAPLAAPASVGNLIDGHAGSLLADLNPTAASNNVAVPPQGPRLTALDKDGLLVQLVSVRGSDCMRIYMTTTNNSDNTLDQYLLQAAVQRSFQLQMLTPSGSVLPPGGVITQEMRVVATSNATLRMRLRIQYVLDGQQQVEQTEVSGFPEQQPAPAAAE, encoded by the exons ATGTATCCGTATTACGAGCAGGACTGGAGCGTTCTGCCGCCGGAGAACAATCGCAG ATTTAATCCAGCCTTCAATATGGCCACCATACGGCAAGCATTCACAGAGGCGGTGGAGAGAG TCAGAATGCCTACGCCCACACGCCTGCGCGACCTCATCCGACAGATTCGCGCCGCCAGAACCGCCGCCGAGGAGCGGGCGGTGGTCAACAAAGAGTGCGCCTACATACGGAGCACGTTCCGCGAGGAGGACTCCGTCTGGCG CTGTCGCAACATTGCCAAGCTGCTGTACATACACATGCTCGGCTATCCGGCTCACTTTGGCCAACTGGAGTGCCTTAAGCTGACGGCCAGCACGCGGTTCACAGACAAGCGGATCGGCTACCTGGGCgccatgctgctgctggatgaGCGGCAGGATGTCCACCTGCTCATCACCAACTGCTTGAAGAA CGACTTGAACAGCTCGACGCAGTTCGTCGTGGGCCTGGCCCTGTGCACGCTGGGTGCGATCGCCTCCCCGGAAATGGCCCGGGATCTGGCCAGCGAGGTGGAGCGTCTGATGAAGTCCCCGAACACGTACATTCGCAAGAAGGCGACACTGTGCGCCTTTCGCGTCATCCGTCGTGTGCCCGAGCTGATGGAGATCTTCTTGCCGGCCACGCGTTCCCTCCTCAGCGAGAAGAATCATG GAATTTTGATCACTGGCGTTACGCTGATCACGGAGATGTGCGAGAACAGTTCGGACACGCTGATGCATTTCAAGAAG ATTGTGCCGAACTTGGTGCGCATCCTGAAGAACCTGATCCTGGGCGGCTATTCGCCGGAGCACGATGTCAGCGGCGTTAGCGATCCGTTCCTGCAGGTGAAGATCCTGCGACTGCTGCGCATCCTGGGCCACAACGATCCGGACGCCTCGGAGGCGATGAACGACATACTGGCCCAGGTGGCCACCAACACGGAGACGAGCAAGAATGTGGGCAACACCATCCTCTACGAGACCGTGCTCTCCATCATGGACATACG CTCGGAGGGTGGACTGCGCGTCCTGGCCGTCAATATACTGGGACGATTCCTGCTCAACTCGGACAAGAACATACGGTACGTGGCGCTGAACACGCTGCTGCGAACGGTGCACGCGGACACGTCGGCGGTGCAGCGGCATCGCACCACCATTCTGGAGTGCCTCAAGGATCCGGACGTCTCGATCCGTCGACGGGCGATGGAGCTATCGTTTGCGCTGATCAATGCACAAAACATACGTACAATGACCAAGGAGCTGCTGCTCTTCCTCGAGAAGGCGGACGCCGAGTTCAAGGCGCAGTGCAGCTCGGGCATGATCCTGGCCGCCGAGCGATACTCCCCGACCACGCGCTGGCATCTGGACACGCAGCTGAGCGTGCTGATTGCTGCGGGGAACTATGTGCGCGACGACGTCGTCTCCTCCACCATCCAGCTGGTGTCCAGCAGTCCCGTCCCGGAGCAGACGTACATCACGAACCGTTTCTGGGAGTCGCTGCAGGTGGCCAATCATTGTGAGGACAAGCAGCCACTGCTGCAGGTTGCCGTCTGGGCCATAGGCGAGTACGGCGATCTCTTCATGTACGGCGCCAACGAGGATG AGTTTGAACGGCCCACTGAGAGTGATCTGATCGCTGTGTATTATAAGTTTTTAACATCTGCTCAAGTCTCGACCACAAGCAAGCAATATGCTCTGGTCTCCCTAGCCAAGCTAAGCACGCGTTTGCAACAGTGCGTGGA GGAAATCCAGGCACTGATCACGTCCTTTGGCAGCCATCTGAATGTggatctgcagcagcgaggCGTGGAGTTCACGCAGCTCTTTGGCCATTACAAGCATCTGCGTCCACCGCTGCTGGAGAAGATGCCGGCCATGCAGATCAGCAGGATTAGCTCGCAGAACGGCGAGAGCGGCGGTGGCTCCTTCGACGACAACAGTCCCGATGTCATCGAAAATGGCGTGGAGggaggcggcggtggcggaCACTCACTTATCGAAAGCAATATGAACACCCTTGGTGACAATACG aacattttgCTGGATCTGCTGGGCAGCACGGATCTCTCGGCGGGAGGCGCTGGTGATTTGGTGGCAGCCACGGATCTCTCGAATGCCGTGCATAAAAAGAACTCGCGCAATGCCAACGATGTGGCGGCGCCCGTTTCCAATAACCAGGATCTGTTGGATCTGCTCGATCTGGATCTATCCGCGCCCTCGTCCACGACGACGGGTGCGCCGGcgggcggaggaggaggcggtggcaTTGTGGCTCTGGTCGGCGATAATAACCAGAGCAGTGCGGCAAACATGAATAACATGCTTGGTGGCCTGGACTTGGGCGGCTTTGGATCTGGTCTGGACAGCTCTGCCAGCATACCCACAAACGGCAACGATTTGGCCAGCATGCTGGGTGGCCTGGGAGCCCCACCGACTGCATCAGCGCCTCTGGCGGCTCCAGCTTCCGTTGGCAACCTCATCGATGGCCATGCCGGCAGTCTGCTGGCCGATCTGAATCCCACGGCTGCCTCCAACAATGTAGCAGTG CCTCCACAGGGTCCCAGGCTGACGGCGCTGGACAAGGATGGGTTACTCGTGCAACTGGTTTCGGTCAGGGGCAGCGATTGCATGCGCATCTATATGACGACCACGAATAACTCAGACAATACCCTGGATCAGTACTTGCTGCAG GCGGCTGTGCAAAGGAGTTTCCAGCTGCAGATGCTGACGCCATCCGGTTCCGTGCTGCCGCCCGGCGGAGTTATAACGCAGGAGATGCGCGTGGTGGCCACGTCGAAT GCGACACTGCGGATGCGTCTGCGCATACAGTACGTGCTCGATGGCCAGCAGCAGGTGGAGCAGACGGAGGTCAGTGGATTCCCCGAGCAGCAGCCGGCGCCGGCGGCCGCAGAGTAG
- the LOC6619768 gene encoding AP-1 complex subunit gamma-1 isoform X3, giving the protein MNSEHGFNPAFNMATIRQAFTEAVERVRMPTPTRLRDLIRQIRAARTAAEERAVVNKECAYIRSTFREEDSVWRCRNIAKLLYIHMLGYPAHFGQLECLKLTASTRFTDKRIGYLGAMLLLDERQDVHLLITNCLKNDLNSSTQFVVGLALCTLGAIASPEMARDLASEVERLMKSPNTYIRKKATLCAFRVIRRVPELMEIFLPATRSLLSEKNHGILITGVTLITEMCENSSDTLMHFKKDSGNREIVPNLVRILKNLILGGYSPEHDVSGVSDPFLQVKILRLLRILGHNDPDASEAMNDILAQVATNTETSKNVGNTILYETVLSIMDIRSEGGLRVLAVNILGRFLLNSDKNIRYVALNTLLRTVHADTSAVQRHRTTILECLKDPDVSIRRRAMELSFALINAQNIRTMTKELLLFLEKADAEFKAQCSSGMILAAERYSPTTRWHLDTQLSVLIAAGNYVRDDVVSSTIQLVSSSPVPEQTYITNRFWESLQVANHCEDKQPLLQVAVWAIGEYGDLFMYGANEDEFERPTESDLIAVYYKFLTSAQVSTTSKQYALVSLAKLSTRLQQCVEEIQALITSFGSHLNVDLQQRGVEFTQLFGHYKHLRPPLLEKMPAMQISRISSQNGESGGGSFDDNSPDVIENGVEGGGGGGHSLIESNMNTLGDNTNILLDLLGSTDLSAGGAGDLVAATDLSNAVHKKNSRNANDVAAPVSNNQDLLDLLDLDLSAPSSTTTGAPAGGGGGGGIVALVGDNNQSSAANMNNMLGGLDLGGFGSGLDSSASIPTNGNDLASMLGGLGAPPTASAPLAAPASVGNLIDGHAGSLLADLNPTAASNNVAVPPQGPRLTALDKDGLLVQLVSVRGSDCMRIYMTTTNNSDNTLDQYLLQAAVQRSFQLQMLTPSGSVLPPGGVITQEMRVVATSNATLRMRLRIQYVLDGQQQVEQTEVSGFPEQQPAPAAAE; this is encoded by the exons ATGAACTCCGAGCATGG ATTTAATCCAGCCTTCAATATGGCCACCATACGGCAAGCATTCACAGAGGCGGTGGAGAGAG TCAGAATGCCTACGCCCACACGCCTGCGCGACCTCATCCGACAGATTCGCGCCGCCAGAACCGCCGCCGAGGAGCGGGCGGTGGTCAACAAAGAGTGCGCCTACATACGGAGCACGTTCCGCGAGGAGGACTCCGTCTGGCG CTGTCGCAACATTGCCAAGCTGCTGTACATACACATGCTCGGCTATCCGGCTCACTTTGGCCAACTGGAGTGCCTTAAGCTGACGGCCAGCACGCGGTTCACAGACAAGCGGATCGGCTACCTGGGCgccatgctgctgctggatgaGCGGCAGGATGTCCACCTGCTCATCACCAACTGCTTGAAGAA CGACTTGAACAGCTCGACGCAGTTCGTCGTGGGCCTGGCCCTGTGCACGCTGGGTGCGATCGCCTCCCCGGAAATGGCCCGGGATCTGGCCAGCGAGGTGGAGCGTCTGATGAAGTCCCCGAACACGTACATTCGCAAGAAGGCGACACTGTGCGCCTTTCGCGTCATCCGTCGTGTGCCCGAGCTGATGGAGATCTTCTTGCCGGCCACGCGTTCCCTCCTCAGCGAGAAGAATCATG GAATTTTGATCACTGGCGTTACGCTGATCACGGAGATGTGCGAGAACAGTTCGGACACGCTGATGCATTTCAAGAAG GATAGCGGAAATCGAGAG ATTGTGCCGAACTTGGTGCGCATCCTGAAGAACCTGATCCTGGGCGGCTATTCGCCGGAGCACGATGTCAGCGGCGTTAGCGATCCGTTCCTGCAGGTGAAGATCCTGCGACTGCTGCGCATCCTGGGCCACAACGATCCGGACGCCTCGGAGGCGATGAACGACATACTGGCCCAGGTGGCCACCAACACGGAGACGAGCAAGAATGTGGGCAACACCATCCTCTACGAGACCGTGCTCTCCATCATGGACATACG CTCGGAGGGTGGACTGCGCGTCCTGGCCGTCAATATACTGGGACGATTCCTGCTCAACTCGGACAAGAACATACGGTACGTGGCGCTGAACACGCTGCTGCGAACGGTGCACGCGGACACGTCGGCGGTGCAGCGGCATCGCACCACCATTCTGGAGTGCCTCAAGGATCCGGACGTCTCGATCCGTCGACGGGCGATGGAGCTATCGTTTGCGCTGATCAATGCACAAAACATACGTACAATGACCAAGGAGCTGCTGCTCTTCCTCGAGAAGGCGGACGCCGAGTTCAAGGCGCAGTGCAGCTCGGGCATGATCCTGGCCGCCGAGCGATACTCCCCGACCACGCGCTGGCATCTGGACACGCAGCTGAGCGTGCTGATTGCTGCGGGGAACTATGTGCGCGACGACGTCGTCTCCTCCACCATCCAGCTGGTGTCCAGCAGTCCCGTCCCGGAGCAGACGTACATCACGAACCGTTTCTGGGAGTCGCTGCAGGTGGCCAATCATTGTGAGGACAAGCAGCCACTGCTGCAGGTTGCCGTCTGGGCCATAGGCGAGTACGGCGATCTCTTCATGTACGGCGCCAACGAGGATG AGTTTGAACGGCCCACTGAGAGTGATCTGATCGCTGTGTATTATAAGTTTTTAACATCTGCTCAAGTCTCGACCACAAGCAAGCAATATGCTCTGGTCTCCCTAGCCAAGCTAAGCACGCGTTTGCAACAGTGCGTGGA GGAAATCCAGGCACTGATCACGTCCTTTGGCAGCCATCTGAATGTggatctgcagcagcgaggCGTGGAGTTCACGCAGCTCTTTGGCCATTACAAGCATCTGCGTCCACCGCTGCTGGAGAAGATGCCGGCCATGCAGATCAGCAGGATTAGCTCGCAGAACGGCGAGAGCGGCGGTGGCTCCTTCGACGACAACAGTCCCGATGTCATCGAAAATGGCGTGGAGggaggcggcggtggcggaCACTCACTTATCGAAAGCAATATGAACACCCTTGGTGACAATACG aacattttgCTGGATCTGCTGGGCAGCACGGATCTCTCGGCGGGAGGCGCTGGTGATTTGGTGGCAGCCACGGATCTCTCGAATGCCGTGCATAAAAAGAACTCGCGCAATGCCAACGATGTGGCGGCGCCCGTTTCCAATAACCAGGATCTGTTGGATCTGCTCGATCTGGATCTATCCGCGCCCTCGTCCACGACGACGGGTGCGCCGGcgggcggaggaggaggcggtggcaTTGTGGCTCTGGTCGGCGATAATAACCAGAGCAGTGCGGCAAACATGAATAACATGCTTGGTGGCCTGGACTTGGGCGGCTTTGGATCTGGTCTGGACAGCTCTGCCAGCATACCCACAAACGGCAACGATTTGGCCAGCATGCTGGGTGGCCTGGGAGCCCCACCGACTGCATCAGCGCCTCTGGCGGCTCCAGCTTCCGTTGGCAACCTCATCGATGGCCATGCCGGCAGTCTGCTGGCCGATCTGAATCCCACGGCTGCCTCCAACAATGTAGCAGTG CCTCCACAGGGTCCCAGGCTGACGGCGCTGGACAAGGATGGGTTACTCGTGCAACTGGTTTCGGTCAGGGGCAGCGATTGCATGCGCATCTATATGACGACCACGAATAACTCAGACAATACCCTGGATCAGTACTTGCTGCAG GCGGCTGTGCAAAGGAGTTTCCAGCTGCAGATGCTGACGCCATCCGGTTCCGTGCTGCCGCCCGGCGGAGTTATAACGCAGGAGATGCGCGTGGTGGCCACGTCGAAT GCGACACTGCGGATGCGTCTGCGCATACAGTACGTGCTCGATGGCCAGCAGCAGGTGGAGCAGACGGAGGTCAGTGGATTCCCCGAGCAGCAGCCGGCGCCGGCGGCCGCAGAGTAG
- the LOC6619768 gene encoding AP-1 complex subunit gamma-1 isoform X4: MNSEHGFNPAFNMATIRQAFTEAVERVRMPTPTRLRDLIRQIRAARTAAEERAVVNKECAYIRSTFREEDSVWRCRNIAKLLYIHMLGYPAHFGQLECLKLTASTRFTDKRIGYLGAMLLLDERQDVHLLITNCLKNDLNSSTQFVVGLALCTLGAIASPEMARDLASEVERLMKSPNTYIRKKATLCAFRVIRRVPELMEIFLPATRSLLSEKNHGILITGVTLITEMCENSSDTLMHFKKIVPNLVRILKNLILGGYSPEHDVSGVSDPFLQVKILRLLRILGHNDPDASEAMNDILAQVATNTETSKNVGNTILYETVLSIMDIRSEGGLRVLAVNILGRFLLNSDKNIRYVALNTLLRTVHADTSAVQRHRTTILECLKDPDVSIRRRAMELSFALINAQNIRTMTKELLLFLEKADAEFKAQCSSGMILAAERYSPTTRWHLDTQLSVLIAAGNYVRDDVVSSTIQLVSSSPVPEQTYITNRFWESLQVANHCEDKQPLLQVAVWAIGEYGDLFMYGANEDEFERPTESDLIAVYYKFLTSAQVSTTSKQYALVSLAKLSTRLQQCVEEIQALITSFGSHLNVDLQQRGVEFTQLFGHYKHLRPPLLEKMPAMQISRISSQNGESGGGSFDDNSPDVIENGVEGGGGGGHSLIESNMNTLGDNTNILLDLLGSTDLSAGGAGDLVAATDLSNAVHKKNSRNANDVAAPVSNNQDLLDLLDLDLSAPSSTTTGAPAGGGGGGGIVALVGDNNQSSAANMNNMLGGLDLGGFGSGLDSSASIPTNGNDLASMLGGLGAPPTASAPLAAPASVGNLIDGHAGSLLADLNPTAASNNVAVPPQGPRLTALDKDGLLVQLVSVRGSDCMRIYMTTTNNSDNTLDQYLLQAAVQRSFQLQMLTPSGSVLPPGGVITQEMRVVATSNATLRMRLRIQYVLDGQQQVEQTEVSGFPEQQPAPAAAE, translated from the exons ATGAACTCCGAGCATGG ATTTAATCCAGCCTTCAATATGGCCACCATACGGCAAGCATTCACAGAGGCGGTGGAGAGAG TCAGAATGCCTACGCCCACACGCCTGCGCGACCTCATCCGACAGATTCGCGCCGCCAGAACCGCCGCCGAGGAGCGGGCGGTGGTCAACAAAGAGTGCGCCTACATACGGAGCACGTTCCGCGAGGAGGACTCCGTCTGGCG CTGTCGCAACATTGCCAAGCTGCTGTACATACACATGCTCGGCTATCCGGCTCACTTTGGCCAACTGGAGTGCCTTAAGCTGACGGCCAGCACGCGGTTCACAGACAAGCGGATCGGCTACCTGGGCgccatgctgctgctggatgaGCGGCAGGATGTCCACCTGCTCATCACCAACTGCTTGAAGAA CGACTTGAACAGCTCGACGCAGTTCGTCGTGGGCCTGGCCCTGTGCACGCTGGGTGCGATCGCCTCCCCGGAAATGGCCCGGGATCTGGCCAGCGAGGTGGAGCGTCTGATGAAGTCCCCGAACACGTACATTCGCAAGAAGGCGACACTGTGCGCCTTTCGCGTCATCCGTCGTGTGCCCGAGCTGATGGAGATCTTCTTGCCGGCCACGCGTTCCCTCCTCAGCGAGAAGAATCATG GAATTTTGATCACTGGCGTTACGCTGATCACGGAGATGTGCGAGAACAGTTCGGACACGCTGATGCATTTCAAGAAG ATTGTGCCGAACTTGGTGCGCATCCTGAAGAACCTGATCCTGGGCGGCTATTCGCCGGAGCACGATGTCAGCGGCGTTAGCGATCCGTTCCTGCAGGTGAAGATCCTGCGACTGCTGCGCATCCTGGGCCACAACGATCCGGACGCCTCGGAGGCGATGAACGACATACTGGCCCAGGTGGCCACCAACACGGAGACGAGCAAGAATGTGGGCAACACCATCCTCTACGAGACCGTGCTCTCCATCATGGACATACG CTCGGAGGGTGGACTGCGCGTCCTGGCCGTCAATATACTGGGACGATTCCTGCTCAACTCGGACAAGAACATACGGTACGTGGCGCTGAACACGCTGCTGCGAACGGTGCACGCGGACACGTCGGCGGTGCAGCGGCATCGCACCACCATTCTGGAGTGCCTCAAGGATCCGGACGTCTCGATCCGTCGACGGGCGATGGAGCTATCGTTTGCGCTGATCAATGCACAAAACATACGTACAATGACCAAGGAGCTGCTGCTCTTCCTCGAGAAGGCGGACGCCGAGTTCAAGGCGCAGTGCAGCTCGGGCATGATCCTGGCCGCCGAGCGATACTCCCCGACCACGCGCTGGCATCTGGACACGCAGCTGAGCGTGCTGATTGCTGCGGGGAACTATGTGCGCGACGACGTCGTCTCCTCCACCATCCAGCTGGTGTCCAGCAGTCCCGTCCCGGAGCAGACGTACATCACGAACCGTTTCTGGGAGTCGCTGCAGGTGGCCAATCATTGTGAGGACAAGCAGCCACTGCTGCAGGTTGCCGTCTGGGCCATAGGCGAGTACGGCGATCTCTTCATGTACGGCGCCAACGAGGATG AGTTTGAACGGCCCACTGAGAGTGATCTGATCGCTGTGTATTATAAGTTTTTAACATCTGCTCAAGTCTCGACCACAAGCAAGCAATATGCTCTGGTCTCCCTAGCCAAGCTAAGCACGCGTTTGCAACAGTGCGTGGA GGAAATCCAGGCACTGATCACGTCCTTTGGCAGCCATCTGAATGTggatctgcagcagcgaggCGTGGAGTTCACGCAGCTCTTTGGCCATTACAAGCATCTGCGTCCACCGCTGCTGGAGAAGATGCCGGCCATGCAGATCAGCAGGATTAGCTCGCAGAACGGCGAGAGCGGCGGTGGCTCCTTCGACGACAACAGTCCCGATGTCATCGAAAATGGCGTGGAGggaggcggcggtggcggaCACTCACTTATCGAAAGCAATATGAACACCCTTGGTGACAATACG aacattttgCTGGATCTGCTGGGCAGCACGGATCTCTCGGCGGGAGGCGCTGGTGATTTGGTGGCAGCCACGGATCTCTCGAATGCCGTGCATAAAAAGAACTCGCGCAATGCCAACGATGTGGCGGCGCCCGTTTCCAATAACCAGGATCTGTTGGATCTGCTCGATCTGGATCTATCCGCGCCCTCGTCCACGACGACGGGTGCGCCGGcgggcggaggaggaggcggtggcaTTGTGGCTCTGGTCGGCGATAATAACCAGAGCAGTGCGGCAAACATGAATAACATGCTTGGTGGCCTGGACTTGGGCGGCTTTGGATCTGGTCTGGACAGCTCTGCCAGCATACCCACAAACGGCAACGATTTGGCCAGCATGCTGGGTGGCCTGGGAGCCCCACCGACTGCATCAGCGCCTCTGGCGGCTCCAGCTTCCGTTGGCAACCTCATCGATGGCCATGCCGGCAGTCTGCTGGCCGATCTGAATCCCACGGCTGCCTCCAACAATGTAGCAGTG CCTCCACAGGGTCCCAGGCTGACGGCGCTGGACAAGGATGGGTTACTCGTGCAACTGGTTTCGGTCAGGGGCAGCGATTGCATGCGCATCTATATGACGACCACGAATAACTCAGACAATACCCTGGATCAGTACTTGCTGCAG GCGGCTGTGCAAAGGAGTTTCCAGCTGCAGATGCTGACGCCATCCGGTTCCGTGCTGCCGCCCGGCGGAGTTATAACGCAGGAGATGCGCGTGGTGGCCACGTCGAAT GCGACACTGCGGATGCGTCTGCGCATACAGTACGTGCTCGATGGCCAGCAGCAGGTGGAGCAGACGGAGGTCAGTGGATTCCCCGAGCAGCAGCCGGCGCCGGCGGCCGCAGAGTAG